One Physeter macrocephalus isolate SW-GA chromosome 19, ASM283717v5, whole genome shotgun sequence genomic window carries:
- the LOC102983096 gene encoding 60S ribosomal protein L28-like, producing the protein MRTCCSFLIKRNTYSTKPNNLKARNSFRYNGFIHRKTVGVETAADGKGVVVVRKQRSGQGKPATSYVWTTIDENAQATLSSNRRMIRKNKYRPDLRMAAIRRASRHPAQSEAWDG; encoded by the coding sequence ATGAGGACCTGCTGCAGCTTCTTGATCAAGAGGAACACGTACAGCACCAAACCCAATAACCTCAAGGCTCGCAACTCCTTCCGCTACAACGGGTTCATTCACCGCAAGACTGTGGGCGTGGAGACGGCAGCGGACGGCAAAGGGGTCGTGGTGGTCAGGAAGCAGAGATCCGGCCAGGGAAAGCCAGCCACTTCCTACGTGTGGACCACCATCGACGAGAATGCTCAGGCCACCCTCAGCAGCAACCGACGCATGATTCGAAAGAACAAGTACCGCCCAGATTTGCGCATGGCCGCCATCCGCAGAGCCAGCCGCCATCCTGCGCAGTCAGAAGCCTGGGATGGTTAA